The Puntigrus tetrazona isolate hp1 chromosome 23, ASM1883169v1, whole genome shotgun sequence genome has a segment encoding these proteins:
- the fignl2 gene encoding LOW QUALITY PROTEIN: fidgetin-like protein 2 (The sequence of the model RefSeq protein was modified relative to this genomic sequence to represent the inferred CDS: deleted 2 bases in 1 codon) — protein sequence MKHFFYSPNASSGQRWTTAVQTLTWVSLQNCCRNRDQIRRMLSPIVPYSLLKMHWNPEHAQPLSQWPEQHLDVSSTTSSPAHKSELYPSRSRSSYSYAWANDDISALTASNLLKRYAEKYSGMLDSPYERPAVGTYPEPGAFGALNGGQKSELEPWPLTHSTDGGYPLVPPSSHDGLSGPKVVPTSAGPPGSGNVSAVNSNLSDSGYSGSSSCSGPHSSDYPPSYNGTYLSSGYCPQPTSALPPASLHALQPSPTLLPSYTPSTPVYNYPPSTYPHQTSLAPSYTHPTGPYIPSGIAPSPLPSRPTVVGGSYGYQNSSLGGSEPGGSLKRKAFEMTLGEEEGDNSRYRKYSYDPIKAGGDSPYGVTDKAECRGNGFGTGNTDPQSFKPSKPSSQSSLEGDEVGKYSGLKPLVSPTYGAAGDYSPPAAMTGENGGAEQGFSQHRSQKRSDSMKSMEPQMLELVSQELQDCSPALLWSELAGNCHIKAALEEDLLWPVLRPNPAIRPPRTVLLFGPQGGGKTTLVRSMASQMGATFYRLSCATLASKLKGDAEQLLATLFSVATARQPAVVLLSEVEAVEEEGLRQQLQAQLEKIQHGQNNMVLVVCTTRRPDLIKDPLMRCFSKRYHIGLPDGNTRRHVLLQALAPQGCSLGEREMSAVLQRSEGFSVWELLQLCQQALASASASAPVPLHGLPSSLSSPTFQDFENAFCKVRPHSTPKELDTCMEWSKVYSH from the exons aaacactttttttacagtCCCAATGCGAGTTCAGGCCAGCGATGGACTACAGCCGTACAGACGCTAACCTGGGTTTCCCTGCAGAACTGTTGCCGTAATCGAGACCAGATCCGCAGAATGCTGAGTCCCATTGTTCCCTATA GCCTATTGAAGATGCACTGGAACCCGGAGCATGCACAGCCCCTGAGCCAGTGGCCTGAGCAGCATTTGGACGTGTCCTCCACCACCTCATCCCCTGCCCACAAGTCAGAGCTCTACCCCAGCCGCAGCCGTAGCTCTTACAGCTACGCCTGGGCAAATGATGACATCTCAGCCCTTACTGCCTCCAACCTGCTGAAGCGCTATGCTGAGAAATACTCTGGCATGCTAGACTCACCATACGAACGCCCTGCTGTGGGCACATACCCTGAACCTGGAGCCTTTGGGGCTCTTAACGGAGGCCAGAAAAGTGAACTGGAACCTTGGCCTCTAACGCACAGCACTGATGGGGGGTATCCCTTGGTGCCTCCTTCTTCTCATGATGGTCTGTCGGGACCAAAGGTGGTTCCAACATCAGCAGGGCCACCAGGTTCAGGCAATGTGTCAGCAGTTAACAGCAACCTTTCGGACTCGGGATACAGTGGGAGCAGCTCCTGCAGTGGGCCCCATTCCAGTGACTACCCACCCAGTTACAATGGCACCTACCTCTCATCAGGGTACTGCCCCCAACCCACTTCAGCACTTCCACCAGCCTCATTGCATGCCCTTCAGCCTAGCCCCACACTTCTCCCCAGTTACACACCTTCTACCCCCGTTTACAACTACCCCCCTAGCACCTACCCTCACCAGACTAGCCTTGCTCCTAGCTACACCCATCCAACAGGCCCTTACATCCCCTCGGGCATAGCC CCCTCTCCACTTCCGTCAAGACCCACAGTGGTTGGTGGCAGCTATGGCTATCAGAACAGCAGTCTAGGGGGCTCAGAGCCTGGTGGTTCTCTGAAGAGAAAAGCATTTGAGATGACCCTAGGTGAGGAAGAAGGAGACAATTCACGCTATAGGAAATATAGTTATGACCCCATAAAAGCTGGGGGAGATTCTCCATATGGGGTCACTGATAAAGCTGAGTGCCGTGGAAATGGCTTTGGAACGGGCAACACAGATCCTCAATCCTTTAAGCCTAGTAAACCTTCATCTCAGTCGAGCCTGGAAGGTGATGAAGTGGGGAAGTACAGTGGGCTAAAGCCCTTGGTTTCACCAACGTATGGAGCAGCAGGGGACTACAGTCCCCCCGCAGCCATGACAGGGGAGAATGGAGGAGCGGAGCAAGGCTTCTCCCAGCATCGGTCTCAAAAACGCTCAGATTCCATGAAAAGCATGGAACCCCAAATGCTGGAGCTGGTGAGCCAGGAGCTGCAAGATTGCAGTCCTGCTTTGCTTTGGAGTGAACTGGCTGGGAACTGTCACATTAAAGCAGCGCTGGAGGAGGACCTGCTGTGGCCTGTTCTGCGACCCAACCCTGCCATCCGCCCACCCAGAACCGTCCTGCTGTTTGGTCCTCAAGGAGGGGGCAAAACCACACTGGTACGATCCATGGCATCTCAAATGGGTGCTACCTTCTATAGGCTGAGTTGTGCAACTCTGGCCTCTAAATTGAAAGGAGATGCAGAGCAACTTCTTGCCACTCTGTTCTCGGTGGCAACAGCCCGACAGCCTGCAGTGGTGCTGCTCAGTGAGGTGGAGGCTGTCGAGGAAGAAGGTCTCAGACAGCAACTGCAGGCCCAGCTAGAGAAGATTCAACATGGTCAGAACAACATGGTTCTGGTTGTGTGCACCACTAGACGGcctgatttgatcaaagatcccCTTATGCGCTGCTTCTCCAAGCGTTACCACATAGGCCTGCCGGATGGAAACACACGTAGACATGTGCTTCTGCAGGCGCTGGCACCCCAAGGCTGCAGTCTGGGCGAAAGAGAGATGTCTGCAGTACTGCAGCGTTCAGAAGGCTTCTCCGTCTGGGAGCTGCTGCAGCTCTGCCAGCAGGCTCTGGCATCAGCTTCTGCCTCTGCACCCGTGCCCTTGCACGGCCTCCCTTCATCCCTTTCTTCCCCTACCTTCCAAGACTTTGAAAATGCTTTCTGCAAGGTACGCCCTCACAGCACCCCCAAAGAACTGGACACTTGTATGGAGTGGAGCAAGGTTTATAGCCACTGA